One part of the Dioscorea cayenensis subsp. rotundata cultivar TDr96_F1 chromosome 2, TDr96_F1_v2_PseudoChromosome.rev07_lg8_w22 25.fasta, whole genome shotgun sequence genome encodes these proteins:
- the LOC120273673 gene encoding receptor-like protein EIX2 → MHSALSHSYTSPQTFVRASLFDLMAYLTLLVSFVILVVSAFPPCYVHGLSCMETERIALLSIKAGINHSDDQSLFSSWTGHDCCKWQGVSCNHESRHVIKLISRQHPSNDISDYYDLPPSKLNSSLIQLHHLKHLDLSMNNFDDSPIPDFIGSFSNLEYLNLSNAGFSGAIPHTFGNLSFLRYLDLSSNYNLQPNDLHWLSGMTSLHHLDLSGGTFPTCMVGFMSINKSFGNLGSLEKLDLSWNKFIGGIPESLSNLTNLEYFDLSHNKIGKLPKSIGRMQKLVYFDLAYNNIGKLPNSIGRLQNLEIFDVSRNQVQGLMPASIRDLRNMQYLDLSQNMISGPIPESFGNLTLLQYLYLSENAISGMLPESFGNLSQLLWLTMQANGINGTLPKGMGKLCKLQTLDLTGNMISGGTDDFVDGLSKCRENKYGSASEKNIGKLSKLFELNLSSNSLMGVLTESHFANLVNLKYLDLSYNSLQLNVSENWKPPFECLHIRMCSIKVGSVFPTWLKTQTYLSDLCLSDAGISGNIPAWFGYLSPSYSYFLNLSNNNLEGRLPTSLKNYTFYSIDLSSNRFEGPLPELDPSPLLVIYLNNNSFSGSIPSYFTNATYIQVLSVSDNHISGNIPSFFCNLTSLELLDISNNDMSGRLPNCWNPTSALEIINLSDNNFIGKIPAGPVSLTNLRSLHLRNNSWPKSWSLLTLVTTNSQGIIPEQLSKLSSLQILDLAHNNLSGCIPHSFGDFKAMVVTNHTQWWSLFSILSVAEPLFPPGSDGGHNSFAYSESLLISAKGLQMEYSKVLSLVTSIDLSNNKLSCELPEELTKLHGLHFLNLAYNHFDGKISENISEMKQLESLDLSWNNLIGTIPSSISTLNFLAHLNLSHNNLSGKIPSGSQLQTFDSSAYNWNHNLCGSPLQDCANETHYSQGANEEEGKGEWLEMLWLYVGLAMGFITGFWVIIGTIIIKQTIRIAYFRSIDKAYDFLYVKMVMYSRRFKSTFSKRN, encoded by the exons ATGCATTCTGCTCTATCCCATTCATACACTTCTCCACAGACATTTGTGAGAGCTTCTCTCTTTGATCTCATGGCTTATCTCACATTGTTAGTTTCGTTTGTTATCCTTGTTGTCTCAGCATTCCCTCCTTGTTATGTCCATGGATTAAGCTGCATGGAAACTGAAAGGATAGCCCTTCTCAGCATCAAAGCAGGCATTAATCATAGCGACGACCAAAGCTTGTTCTCTTCTTGGACTGGCCATGACTGTTGCAAATGGCAAGGCGTGAGCTGCAATCATGAATCCCGGCATGTCATCAAGCTGATCTCCAGACAGCACCCATCTAATGATATCTCTGATTATTATGACTTGCCACCAAGTAAGTTGAACTCTTCTCTCATTCAGCTTCATCATTTAAAGCACTTGGATTTGAGCATGAACAACTTCGATGACTCCCCCATCCCAGACTTCATTGGCTctttttccaaccttgaatacctTAATCTCTCCAATGCCGGATTCAGTGGTGCCATTCCTCATACCTTTGGAAACCTATCATTCTTGCGTTATCTTGATCTTAGCTCAAATTATAATCTACAACCCAATGACCTCCACTGGCTCTCTGGAATGACTTCTTTGCATCATCTTGATTTGAGTGGAGGAACCTTTCCAACGTGCATGGTTGGCTTCATGAGCATTAACA AGTCCTTTGGAAATCTCGGTAGCTTGGAGAAACTTGATTTGTCATGGAATAAATTCATTGGAGGCATTCCAGAATCTCTTAGCAATCTTACAAATTTAGAGTACTTTGATTTGTCTCATAATAAGATTGGAAAGTTGCCAAAGAGCATTGGGAGGATGCAGAAGTTGGTGTACTTTGATTTGGCTTATAATAACATTGGAAAGCTGCCAAACAGCATAGGGAGGCTGCAGAATTTGGAGATTTTTGATGTATCCAGAAACCAGGTTCAGGGATTGATGCCTGCAAGCATTAGGGATCTAAGAAACATGCAATACTTGGATTTGTCACAGAATATGATCAGTGGACCAATTCCTGAATCCTTTGGCAATCTCACACTTTTGCAGTATCTATATTTGTCTGAAAATGCAATAAGTGGAATGTTACCAGAGAGTTTTGGAAATCTTAGCCAATTGTTGTGGTTGACAATGCAGGCCAATGGCATCAATGGAACATTGCCAAAAGGCATGGGGAAATTATGCAAGTTACAGACCTTGGATTTAACTGGCAATATGATCAGTGGAGGCACAGATGATTTTGTTGATGGACTGTCTAAATGCAGGGAGAACAAGTATGGTTCTGCTTCAGAAA AGAACATAGGCAAATTATCTAAACTGTTTGAACTGAATCTCTCTTCAAATTCTTTGATGGGTGTCTTAACTGAATCTCATTTTGCTAATCTTGTAAACTTGAAATATTTGGACTTATCCTACAACTCTTTGCAATTGAATGTAAGTGAGAATTGGAAGCCTCCTTTTGAATGCTTGCACATCAGAATGTGTTCTATCAAGGTAGGTTCAGTGTTTCCCACTTGGCTAAAAACTCAGACATATTTGAGTGACCTTTGCTTATCAGATGCTGGAATTTCAGGCAACATCCCTGCATGGTTTGGATATCTAAGTCCCTCTTATAGCTATTTTCTCAATCTATCAAATAACAATTTGGAGGGGAGGCTACCAACTTCTTTGAAAAATTACACTTTCTACAGCATAGATTTGAGTTCAAACAGATTTGAAGGCCCATTACCTGAGCTTGATCCCTCCCCTTTGCTTGTTATCTATCTCAACAACAACTCATTCTCTGGGTCTATTCCTTCATACTTTACTAATGCTACTTATATTCAAGTTCTCTCTGTATCTGACAATCATATCAGTGGCAATATTCCGTCGTTCTTCTGTAACCTTACTAGCTTGGAATTGCTTGATATATCTAATAATGATATGTCTGGAAGACTTCCCAATTGCTGGAATCCAACATCAGCATtggaaattattaatttatctgaCAATAATTTCATTGGTAAAATTCCTGCTGGCCCTGTGTCCTTGACCAATCTCCGATCCTTACATTTGAGAAACAATAGCTGGCCAAAAAGTTGGTCACTCTTGACATTGGTGACAACAAACTCTCAG GGCATCATTCCAGAGCAATTATCAAAACTCTCCTCTCTTCAGATCCTTGACCTTGCACACAACAACCTATCAGGTTGCATTCCTCATTCTTTTGGAGATTTCAAAGCCATGGTAGTCACAAACCACACTCAATGGTGGTCTTTGTTCTCTATTTTGAGTGTTGCCGAGCCTTTATTTCCCCCTGGCAGCGATGGTGGTCATAATAGCTTTGCGTACTCAGAATCTCTCTTAATAAGTGCAAAGGGTCTTCAAATGGAATACTCTAAGGTTCTATCATTAGTCACAAGCATAGACCTATCAAACAATAAGCTTTCCTGTGAGTTGCCTGAAGAATTGACCAAACTGCATGGACTGCATTTCTTGAATCTTGCTTACAACCATTTCGATGGAAAGATATCAGAAAACATCAGTGAAATGAAACAGCTGGAATCCCTTGATCTATCATGGAACAATTTAATTGGTACCATCCCTTCAAGCATATCTACTTTGAACTTCTTGGCCCatttgaacctttcccacaacAATTTGTCAGGAAAAATTCCATCAGGCAGCCAACTTCAGACTTTCGATTCATCAGCCTATAACTGGAATCATAATCTTTGTGGATCACCTCTTCAGGATTGTGCTAATGAGACACATTATTCCCAAGGTGCAAACGAGgaagaaggaaaaggagaaTGGTTAGAGATGTTATGGCTTTACGTAGGCCTTGCAATGGGATTCATTACTGGCTTTTGGGTAATCATTGGCACCATTATTATCAAGCAAACCATAAGGATTGCTTATTTCAGATCCATTGACAAAGCATATGATTTTCTATATGTGAAGATGGTTATGTACTCCCGGAGATTCAAATCAACTTTCTCAAAGAGGAACTAA
- the LOC120273677 gene encoding DEAD-box ATP-dependent RNA helicase 6-like: MGIYEKGFERPSPIQEESIPIALTGSDILARAKNGTGKTAAFCIPALEKIDQDNNVIQVVILVPTRELTLQTSQVCKELGKHLKIQVMVTTGGTSLKDDIMRLYQPVHLLVGTPGRILDLARKGVCVLKNCSMLIMDEADKLLSLEFQPSIEQLIQFLHLPIDKFLMFSSNIFL; encoded by the exons ATGGGAATATATGAGAAGGGATTTGAAAGACCTTCACCCATTCAAGAAGAAAGCATTCCAATTGCACTGACTGGGAGTGACATACTTGCCAGGGCTAAAAATGGGACTGGGAAGACAGCTGCATTTTGCATTCCTGCTCTAGAAAAAATCGATCAAGATAACAATGTTATTCAAG TTGTCATATTGGTTCCCACAAGAGAATTGACTCTCCAAACATCTCAAGTATGCAAAGAGTTGGGAAAGCATTTAAAGATTCAGGTCATGGTTACCACTGGAGGAACTAGCTTGAAGGATGACATAATGCGTTTATATCAGCCTGTTCATTTACTTGTGGGAACACCAGGACGCATTCTTGATCTTGCAAGAAAAGGTGTTTGTGTATTGAAGAATTGCTCAATGCTCATTATGGATGAG GCAGACAAGCTTCTATCGCTAGAATTTCAACCTTCCATTGAGCAGCTTATTCAATTTCTTCACCTACCCATCgacaagtttttaatgttttcgaGCAACATTTTCCTGTAG